One region of Limnospira fusiformis SAG 85.79 genomic DNA includes:
- a CDS encoding type II toxin-antitoxin system HicA family toxin: MSKFPVNAPKTKVIKALEMLGFSIVREKEHISMIRQNIDGTRTPLTLPNHKLIKGSTLRSICTQSGISRDDFLAAYDQT, from the coding sequence ATGAGTAAATTTCCGGTAAATGCACCCAAAACAAAAGTTATTAAAGCACTAGAGATGCTGGGATTTTCAATAGTGAGGGAGAAAGAACATATTTCTATGATTCGTCAAAATATTGATGGTACAAGGACTCCATTAACTTTGCCGAATCATAAACTAATTAAAGGTTCTACGCTGAGAAGTATCTGTACTCAATCTGGTATTTCACGGGATGATTTTCTGGCTGCATATGACCAAACCTAG
- a CDS encoding type II toxin-antitoxin system HicB family antitoxin, with translation MKNIKIIVEKHADGYVAYPLGIQGVIVGEGDSYEEALNDVRSAILFHVETFGKSVLESEDFILEAFVAETSL, from the coding sequence ATGAAAAATATCAAAATTATTGTAGAAAAACACGCTGATGGTTATGTGGCTTATCCTTTAGGAATACAGGGGGTGATTGTGGGTGAGGGAGATAGTTATGAAGAGGCTTTAAATGATGTCCGTTCTGCGATTTTATTTCATGTGGAAACCTTTGGGAAATCGGTACTAGAATCGGAGGATTTTATATTAGAGGCTTTTGTAGCTGAGACTAGCTTATAA